A region from the Streptosporangium sp. NBC_01756 genome encodes:
- the nirB gene encoding nitrite reductase large subunit NirB, with translation MTDVRGLCSETSTRLVVVGHGPTSSRLVEALVAKGFAGRITVLGEEPRAAYDRVALTSYLTGRSAEDLTYPVPEGVVLRLASRVTGIDRDSRSVTTADGHVEPYDVLVLATGSSPFVPPVPGRELAGCFVYRTIDDLDAIREASADAVSGVVIGGGLLGLEAADALRGLGLSTHVVEMGGWLMPRQVDEGGGAVLRRHIEALGLGVHTEAGAEEIVAGPDGRVAGLVKPDGETIEAQIVVFSAGVRPRDELARQAELAVGERGGIVVDDGMRTSDPAIYAVGECALHDGMVYGLVGPCFTMAEVAADRILGGEAAFARADLSTKLKLLGVEVAQFGAMDGALDVTFMDPVSGVYQKLFVSDDARTLLGGICVGDATPYATLKPFVGRDLPGAPSELLFTGGLTSTDLPDDAQVCSCNNVTKGQVCAAIADQGLTDVAGIKACTRAGTTCGSCVPMLKQILVKSGVEVSSALCEHFTHSRAELFDIIRVRGITTFSRLIAEHGTGRGCDVCKPVVASILASLGNGHILDGEQAALQDTNDHFLANIQRNGTYSVVPRIPGGEITPDKLIVIGEVARDFGLYTKITGGQRIDLFGARVEQLPLIWRRLVDAGFESGHAYGKALRTVKSCVGSTWCRYGVQDAVGLAISLELRYRGLRSPHKLKSAVSGCARECAEARSKDFGVIATEQGWNLYVGGNGGFTPRHADLFAGDLSTEELIRVIDRFLMFYVRTADRLQRTSVWLESQGLDYVRQVILEDSLGICADLDAQMERHVSTYADEWRAAIEDPDKLRRFVSFVNAPGTPDPSISFTAEREQIKPVLIPLEVVRS, from the coding sequence ATGACCGACGTCAGGGGCCTGTGCTCCGAAACTTCAACGAGGCTTGTCGTGGTGGGGCACGGGCCTACCTCCAGCAGGCTGGTCGAGGCGCTGGTCGCCAAGGGGTTCGCCGGGCGGATCACGGTGCTGGGGGAGGAGCCCAGGGCCGCCTACGACCGGGTGGCGCTGACCTCCTATCTCACCGGCAGGAGCGCCGAGGACCTCACCTACCCGGTGCCGGAGGGGGTCGTGCTGCGGCTGGCCTCCCGGGTCACCGGCATCGACCGGGACAGCCGGAGCGTGACCACCGCCGACGGCCATGTGGAGCCGTACGACGTGCTGGTGCTGGCCACCGGATCCAGCCCGTTCGTGCCGCCGGTGCCCGGCAGGGAGCTGGCCGGCTGCTTCGTCTACCGGACGATCGACGACCTGGACGCGATCCGGGAGGCCTCCGCGGACGCCGTGAGCGGTGTCGTCATCGGCGGCGGCCTGCTGGGGCTGGAGGCCGCCGACGCGCTGCGCGGGCTCGGCCTCTCCACCCATGTGGTGGAGATGGGCGGCTGGCTCATGCCCCGGCAGGTCGACGAGGGCGGTGGCGCCGTCCTCCGGCGCCACATCGAGGCCCTCGGACTGGGCGTGCACACCGAGGCGGGGGCGGAGGAGATCGTCGCGGGGCCGGACGGGCGGGTCGCCGGCCTGGTCAAGCCGGACGGGGAGACGATCGAGGCGCAGATCGTGGTCTTCTCCGCGGGCGTCAGGCCACGCGACGAGCTGGCCCGCCAGGCGGAGCTGGCGGTCGGGGAGCGCGGCGGGATCGTCGTGGACGACGGGATGCGCACCAGCGACCCGGCGATCTACGCGGTGGGGGAGTGCGCACTGCACGACGGCATGGTCTACGGGCTGGTCGGACCCTGCTTCACGATGGCCGAGGTCGCCGCGGACCGGATCCTCGGCGGCGAGGCGGCCTTCGCCCGTGCGGACCTGTCCACCAAGCTCAAGCTGCTCGGCGTGGAGGTCGCCCAGTTCGGCGCCATGGACGGCGCGCTGGACGTGACCTTCATGGACCCGGTGAGCGGGGTCTACCAGAAGCTGTTCGTCAGCGACGACGCCCGCACCCTGCTGGGCGGGATCTGCGTCGGTGACGCCACGCCGTACGCCACCCTCAAACCCTTCGTCGGCCGGGACCTGCCGGGCGCGCCGAGCGAGCTGCTGTTCACCGGCGGCCTGACGAGCACCGACCTCCCCGACGACGCGCAGGTCTGCTCCTGCAACAACGTCACCAAGGGACAGGTGTGCGCGGCCATCGCGGACCAGGGCCTCACCGACGTGGCCGGGATCAAGGCCTGCACGCGCGCCGGCACCACCTGCGGCAGCTGCGTCCCGATGCTCAAGCAGATCCTGGTCAAGTCCGGGGTTGAGGTCTCCTCGGCGCTGTGCGAGCACTTCACGCACAGCAGGGCCGAGCTGTTCGACATCATCCGGGTGCGGGGCATCACGACGTTCTCCCGGCTCATCGCCGAGCACGGCACCGGCCGCGGCTGCGACGTGTGCAAGCCCGTCGTCGCCTCGATCCTGGCCTCGCTCGGCAACGGGCACATCCTCGACGGCGAGCAGGCCGCCCTGCAGGACACCAACGACCACTTCCTGGCCAACATCCAGCGCAACGGCACCTACTCGGTGGTGCCGCGCATCCCCGGAGGGGAGATCACCCCTGACAAGCTGATCGTGATCGGCGAGGTGGCCCGCGACTTCGGCCTCTACACCAAGATCACCGGAGGTCAGCGGATCGACCTGTTCGGGGCGCGGGTGGAGCAGCTTCCGCTGATCTGGCGGCGGCTGGTGGACGCCGGGTTCGAGTCGGGCCACGCCTACGGCAAGGCGCTGCGCACGGTGAAGTCCTGCGTGGGCTCCACCTGGTGCAGGTACGGCGTGCAGGACGCCGTCGGGCTGGCCATCTCCCTGGAACTGCGCTACCGGGGGCTGCGCTCGCCGCACAAGCTGAAGTCGGCCGTCTCCGGCTGCGCGCGCGAGTGCGCCGAGGCCCGGAGCAAGGACTTCGGCGTCATCGCCACCGAGCAGGGCTGGAACCTCTATGTCGGCGGCAACGGCGGATTCACCCCGCGGCACGCCGACCTGTTCGCCGGTGATCTGAGCACCGAGGAGCTGATCCGCGTCATCGACCGGTTCCTGATGTTCTACGTCCGCACCGCGGACCGGCTGCAGCGGACCTCGGTCTGGCTGGAGAGCCAGGGCCTGGACTACGTCAGGCAGGTGATCCTGGAGGACTCGCTGGGGATCTGCGCCGACCTGGACGCCCAGATGGAACGGCATGTCTCCACCTACGCCGACGAGTGGCGGGCGGCCATCGAAGACCCCGACAAGCTGCGGCGCTTCGTCTCCTTCGTCAACGCCCCGGGCACCCCGGATCCGTCGATCTCCTTCACGGCCGAACGCGAGCAGATCAAGCCCGTTCTCATCCCGCTGGAGGTGGTCCGTTCCTGA